A stretch of Cellulosilyticum sp. I15G10I2 DNA encodes these proteins:
- the rpsA gene encoding 30S ribosomal protein S1, with translation MDENNITMADLMAEIDKSMTRIYRGDILKAKVVLIQEQGVVVNIGYHTDGLITWNEFSYDEVDRDSIKMGDEFEVTVLKIDDGEGNVLVSKRRAEAQTALEDIQELFDKKEKFTVRIKDVVKGGVVAPVKGLRAFIPGSQLSNTYVEDLSKYVGQEVEVEIIEFVPKTKKIVLSGKKIAAERAQAAKKQRLEELVEGEKYTGVITKLMPYGVFVDLGGVDGLIHNNDLSWVKIKHPSDVVKEGQKVEVTLLALDKETGKVSLRLKDITMDPWYLETVNLEKDQIVPVTVTRFTHFGAFASINGGIEGLIHISQISEKRIQKPEEVLEIGQQVKAKILNIDKDAKKISLSLKEVQEKIDPDMLKYMNQEEEGAKLGDVLGNVF, from the coding sequence ATGGATGAAAATAACATCACCATGGCAGACTTAATGGCAGAAATTGATAAATCAATGACTCGTATATATAGAGGAGACATTTTAAAAGCAAAAGTTGTTTTAATTCAAGAACAAGGGGTAGTTGTAAATATCGGGTATCATACGGACGGTCTTATTACTTGGAATGAATTTTCTTATGATGAAGTAGATAGGGATAGTATTAAAATGGGAGATGAATTTGAAGTCACTGTTCTAAAAATAGATGATGGCGAAGGAAATGTTCTTGTTTCTAAACGCAGAGCAGAAGCCCAAACAGCATTAGAAGACATTCAAGAACTCTTTGATAAAAAAGAAAAGTTTACAGTACGTATTAAAGATGTTGTAAAAGGTGGTGTTGTAGCGCCTGTTAAAGGGTTACGTGCATTTATTCCTGGCTCTCAGCTTTCAAATACATATGTAGAAGATTTATCAAAGTATGTAGGACAAGAAGTTGAAGTAGAAATTATAGAGTTCGTGCCTAAAACTAAAAAAATTGTTTTATCAGGTAAGAAAATAGCTGCAGAACGTGCACAAGCAGCTAAAAAACAAAGACTTGAAGAACTTGTAGAAGGTGAAAAATATACAGGGGTTATCACAAAGCTTATGCCATACGGTGTCTTTGTTGATTTAGGCGGCGTTGATGGACTTATTCATAATAATGATCTTTCATGGGTTAAAATTAAACATCCTTCTGATGTTGTAAAAGAAGGACAAAAAGTGGAAGTAACATTATTAGCATTAGATAAAGAGACAGGAAAGGTATCTTTGCGTTTAAAAGATATTACTATGGATCCATGGTATCTTGAAACAGTTAATTTAGAAAAAGATCAAATTGTTCCTGTGACAGTAACACGCTTTACACATTTTGGAGCTTTTGCAAGTATCAATGGAGGGATTGAAGGACTCATTCATATTTCTCAGATTTCCGAAAAGAGAATTCAAAAACCAGAAGAAGTTCTAGAAATTGGTCAACAGGTTAAAGCTAAGATCCTAAATATTGATAAGGATGCTAAGAAAATCTCTTTAAGTTTAAAAGAAGTACAAGAAAAAATAGACCCTGATATGCTTAAGTATATGAATCAAGAAGAAGAAGGCGCTAAATTGGGAGATGTTTTAGGTAATGTTTTTTAA
- a CDS encoding valine--tRNA ligase → MKNLEKVYDPNHVEDRLYKKWMDKGYFHAEVDSEKEPFTIVIPPPNITGQLHMGHALDNTLQDILIRYKRMQGFNALWMPGTDHASIATEVKIVEQLAKEGISKEDLGREGFLVKAWEWKEQYGGRIIEQLKKLGTSCDWERERFTMDEGLSHAVQEVFIKLHEKGYIYRGARIINWCPVCGTSISDAEVEHTEKEGNFYHLRYPIAGSSEFINLATTRPETLLGDTAVAVNPKDERYAHLVGKMVMLPLMNKEIPIIADDYVDMTFGTGVVKITPAHDPNDFEVGMRHQLPQICILSDDGKMNELAGKYEGLDRYEARKVIVADLEAQGFLVKVEPHNHNVGTHDRCKCIIEPMIKAQWFVKMEEMAKPAIRALHEGDLRFVPERFGKTYLHWLENIRDWCISRQLWWGHRIPAYYCADCGEIIISREKPSKCSKCSSSELTQDEDTLDTWFSSALWPFSTLGWPENTKELDYFYPTSVLVTGYDIIFFWVVRMVFSGLEQMGEVPFKDVFIHGLVRDSEGRKMSKSLGNGIDPLEVIEKYGADALRLTLVTGNAPGNDMRFYYERVEVNRNFGNKLWNATRFILMNFEEEDINLEIQMKDLTSADRWILSKVNALAKEITDNMDKYELGIAVQKLYDFAWEEFCDWYIEMVKPRLYNKEDLSRPAALWTLKTVMINVLKMLHPYIPFITEEIFMSLQEKEESIMISSWPVFNEAWHFSSDEQEIELIKGAVRNIRNLRSEMNVPPSRKAKVIVVSEEAKILDVFERGKVFFSVLASASEVVIQNNTAQIASDAVSTIIPDATLYIPFADLVDLQKELERLTKEREKLEAEVDRVNKKLSNEGFVAKAPAKLIEEEKAKRTKYEAMLNVVIERINSLNQ, encoded by the coding sequence GTGAAAAATTTAGAAAAAGTATACGATCCTAATCATGTAGAAGACAGGCTTTATAAAAAGTGGATGGATAAAGGATATTTTCATGCAGAAGTAGATTCTGAGAAAGAACCTTTTACCATAGTTATCCCACCGCCTAATATTACAGGTCAGCTTCATATGGGGCATGCACTTGATAATACTTTACAAGATATTCTAATAAGATATAAGCGTATGCAGGGTTTTAATGCACTTTGGATGCCTGGTACTGATCATGCAAGCATTGCAACAGAAGTAAAGATTGTAGAGCAACTTGCAAAAGAAGGCATTTCAAAAGAAGACTTAGGAAGAGAAGGGTTTTTAGTTAAGGCTTGGGAGTGGAAAGAGCAGTATGGCGGACGTATTATCGAGCAGCTTAAAAAGTTAGGAACCTCATGTGATTGGGAAAGAGAACGTTTTACAATGGATGAGGGACTTTCACACGCAGTACAGGAAGTGTTTATTAAGTTACATGAAAAAGGCTATATTTACAGAGGGGCTAGAATCATTAATTGGTGTCCTGTATGTGGCACGTCTATTTCTGATGCAGAAGTAGAGCATACTGAAAAAGAAGGGAATTTTTATCATTTAAGATATCCTATTGCAGGTTCAAGTGAATTCATTAATCTTGCAACGACAAGACCAGAAACACTGCTTGGTGATACTGCGGTAGCTGTTAATCCAAAAGATGAAAGATATGCACATTTAGTAGGTAAGATGGTTATGCTGCCTCTTATGAACAAAGAAATTCCTATTATTGCAGATGATTATGTAGATATGACATTTGGAACAGGGGTTGTTAAAATTACACCAGCCCATGACCCTAATGATTTTGAAGTAGGTATGCGTCATCAATTGCCACAAATATGTATATTAAGTGATGATGGTAAAATGAATGAACTTGCAGGTAAATATGAAGGGCTTGATCGTTATGAAGCAAGGAAGGTAATTGTAGCAGATCTTGAAGCACAAGGCTTTCTTGTTAAAGTGGAACCTCACAATCATAATGTAGGAACACATGATCGCTGTAAATGTATTATAGAGCCTATGATAAAAGCGCAATGGTTTGTTAAAATGGAAGAAATGGCAAAGCCTGCAATTCGTGCACTTCACGAAGGAGACCTACGTTTTGTACCTGAAAGGTTTGGCAAAACTTACCTTCATTGGTTAGAAAATATAAGAGACTGGTGTATTTCACGTCAGCTTTGGTGGGGACACAGAATACCTGCTTACTACTGCGCAGATTGTGGTGAAATTATTATCTCAAGAGAAAAGCCGTCTAAATGCAGCAAGTGTAGCAGCAGTGAACTTACTCAAGATGAAGATACATTAGACACATGGTTTAGTTCAGCACTATGGCCTTTTTCAACACTCGGTTGGCCAGAAAATACTAAAGAACTAGATTATTTCTATCCAACAAGTGTGCTTGTTACAGGATATGACATTATCTTTTTCTGGGTAGTACGTATGGTATTCTCAGGGCTTGAGCAAATGGGTGAAGTACCTTTTAAGGATGTATTTATTCATGGGCTTGTAAGAGATTCAGAGGGACGTAAAATGAGTAAGTCATTAGGAAATGGAATAGATCCCCTTGAAGTTATTGAAAAATATGGGGCAGATGCCCTTAGACTTACGCTAGTTACCGGCAATGCTCCGGGTAATGATATGCGTTTTTACTATGAAAGGGTTGAAGTTAATCGTAATTTTGGCAATAAACTATGGAATGCGACACGTTTCATTCTTATGAATTTTGAAGAAGAAGATATAAACTTAGAAATTCAGATGAAAGATCTTACATCAGCGGATAGATGGATTCTTTCAAAAGTTAATGCCTTGGCTAAAGAGATTACTGATAATATGGATAAATATGAGTTAGGTATAGCTGTTCAAAAGTTATATGATTTTGCGTGGGAAGAATTTTGTGATTGGTATATCGAGATGGTGAAACCACGTCTTTATAATAAAGAAGATCTATCAAGGCCAGCTGCATTATGGACACTTAAAACAGTTATGATTAATGTTTTAAAAATGCTTCATCCTTATATTCCGTTTATTACAGAAGAGATATTTATGAGTCTTCAAGAAAAAGAAGAAAGTATTATGATTTCTTCTTGGCCGGTGTTTAATGAAGCATGGCATTTCTCTTCAGATGAACAAGAAATTGAGCTCATTAAAGGTGCTGTCCGTAACATTCGTAACTTAAGAAGTGAAATGAATGTACCTCCATCAAGAAAAGCGAAAGTGATTGTTGTATCAGAAGAAGCAAAAATACTAGATGTTTTTGAAAGAGGGAAAGTGTTCTTTAGTGTACTTGCATCCGCATCTGAAGTGGTTATTCAAAATAATACAGCCCAAATAGCATCAGATGCAGTATCTACTATTATCCCAGATGCAACTTTATATATTCCTTTTGCGGATCTTGTAGATTTACAGAAAGAGTTAGAAAGACTCACAAAGGAAAGAGAGAAGTTAGAAGCTGAAGTAGACCGTGTGAATAAAAAACTCTCTAATGAGGGCTTTGTTGCAAAGGCACCTGCAAAACTTATAGAGGAAGAAAAAGCAAAACGAACAAAGTATGAGGCGATGCTAAATGTTGTAATAGAGCGTATTAATAGTCTTAATCAATAA
- a CDS encoding 2-hydroxyacyl-CoA dehydratase: MNNILYVGVDVGSTTIKVVFLNESGKTIYSKYERHYSDVRNTFIKFLKESYISLGEYEIKPIITGSGGIEIANIMGIKFIQEVICCTEAVEAYTNSVDVAIELGGEDAKITFLKGTLEQRMNGTCAGGTGAFIDQMATLLQTDAIGLNELAKNHKVIYPIAARCGVFAKTDIQPLINEGVAKEDIAVSIFQAVVNQTISVLACGKVIEGKVAFLGGPLCFLSELRKRFIKTLKLTEDEVIVPENPELFVALGAALLAKQSTKISFKMLIQKLEDVKDTLSVKNTLQPLFDKDEDIKKFQQRHQQHKVKRQSLANYKGKIFLGIDAGSTTTKIALIDEMGNLLYSYYGSNQGDPLKLVFRQLTKLYHEISNKASIAYSCVTGYGEALIKNTFQVDFGEVETIAHYTAAENFVKGVNFILDIGGQDMKCIKIKDGIIQSVILNEACSSGCGSFIEMFSNSLGMNIEAFGFEALSARNPVDLGSRCTVFMNSKVKEAQKEGATIGDISAGLSYSVIKNALYKVIKLRNVNEIGDKIVVQGGTFYNEAILRAFEMILEKEVVRPDIAGLMGAYGAALLAKKRYTIGPSTLLNGDQIDALKVIKKPSRCKGCENKCLLTINELSDGRRFIYGNKCEKMNQDIISTQTVPNLYEYKYEKIFNRKPLKPDQAKRGVVGIPRVLNVYENYPFWHAFFTTLLFNIQLSSRSTKDLYEKGIATIPSESACYPAKITHGHIVDLVEKDVQFIFYPSIPYEIKEDKACDNHYNCPIVTSYPEVIKNNVDILRMKNIDFKSPFLNFDSKSSMVKQLYETLKGFGISRREIKYAVEKGYEAIDAFKKDIQKKGEETLAYIHEKQIQGIVVSGRPYHIDPEINHELTRIITSEGLAVFTEDAIAHLGQIERPLRVVDQWSYHNRLYRAASFVAEQANLELIQLTSFGCGLDAVTSEQVQEILEKAGKIYTLIKIDEGNNVGAIKIRIRSLKAAMIERKKSHIQCPDLNEAPKVIFTKKMRKKHTILAPQLSPIHFQFVEEAFNTSGYQVKVLKEADYLDIEEGLKYVNNDACYPAVMVVGQLIRALKSGEYDRENTSLIITQTGGGCRASNYIGFLRKALQDCGFSKIPVISLNAGGIEEHPGMVLTTALMHKAILALLYGDLLMRVLYRVRPYEKDKGSANSLYNKWVKLCKQNVSNGSKKVFKRNIQQIVREFDQLETIDVRKPRVGLVGEILVKFHPDANNKAVELIESEGGEAVMPDLIDFFLYCAYNQKFKYQFLDKSFTSLLGGNIAIAYLENKRRYIKKILAGSKRFTPPHTIDYLAQMAHKVMSLGHQMGEGWFLTGEIIGLLEEGINNVICMQPFGCLPNHVTGRGMVKELKNIYPKSNIVTVDYDPGASQVNQLNRIKLMLATAFKNI; encoded by the coding sequence ATGAATAATATTTTATATGTAGGAGTGGATGTTGGATCAACAACTATCAAAGTAGTCTTTTTGAATGAAAGTGGAAAAACTATATATTCTAAGTATGAAAGACATTATTCAGATGTCAGAAATACATTTATAAAATTTTTAAAAGAAAGCTACATAAGCCTTGGAGAATATGAGATAAAACCTATTATTACTGGTTCCGGAGGCATTGAAATAGCCAATATTATGGGTATAAAATTCATACAAGAAGTTATATGTTGTACGGAAGCTGTTGAAGCTTATACAAATAGTGTAGATGTGGCGATAGAACTTGGTGGAGAAGATGCTAAAATTACTTTCTTAAAAGGTACATTAGAACAAAGAATGAATGGTACCTGTGCAGGAGGAACCGGAGCCTTTATAGATCAAATGGCTACATTATTACAGACTGATGCTATAGGGCTTAATGAACTTGCAAAAAATCATAAAGTTATTTATCCTATTGCAGCTAGATGTGGTGTGTTTGCGAAAACAGATATACAGCCTTTAATTAATGAAGGCGTTGCAAAAGAAGATATTGCGGTTTCTATTTTTCAGGCTGTAGTTAATCAAACCATTAGCGTTTTAGCTTGTGGCAAAGTGATTGAAGGAAAAGTTGCTTTTTTAGGAGGGCCTCTTTGTTTCTTATCTGAACTTAGAAAAAGATTTATTAAGACTTTGAAACTTACAGAGGACGAAGTGATTGTACCTGAAAACCCAGAATTATTTGTAGCATTAGGGGCCGCCTTATTAGCTAAACAAAGCACTAAGATTTCTTTCAAGATGCTTATTCAGAAACTCGAAGACGTTAAAGATACATTATCTGTAAAAAATACGCTTCAACCTTTATTTGATAAGGACGAAGATATTAAGAAGTTTCAACAAAGACATCAGCAGCATAAAGTAAAAAGACAAAGTTTAGCCAACTATAAGGGAAAGATTTTCTTAGGAATAGACGCTGGGTCTACTACAACCAAAATAGCACTTATAGATGAGATGGGTAATTTACTTTACTCTTATTACGGGAGTAATCAAGGCGATCCTTTAAAACTTGTTTTTAGACAGCTGACAAAGCTATATCATGAGATCTCAAATAAAGCCTCCATAGCCTATTCTTGTGTAACAGGTTATGGAGAGGCTTTAATTAAAAATACATTTCAAGTAGATTTTGGAGAAGTTGAGACTATTGCACATTATACAGCTGCTGAAAACTTTGTTAAGGGTGTAAATTTTATCTTAGATATAGGTGGGCAAGATATGAAATGTATTAAGATAAAAGATGGCATCATTCAATCAGTTATTCTCAATGAGGCATGTTCTTCAGGATGCGGTTCATTTATTGAAATGTTTAGTAATTCTTTAGGCATGAATATAGAAGCCTTTGGATTTGAAGCCCTTAGTGCACGTAATCCGGTTGATTTAGGAAGCAGATGTACTGTATTTATGAATTCTAAGGTCAAAGAGGCTCAAAAAGAAGGAGCTACAATAGGTGATATTTCAGCGGGGCTGTCTTACTCGGTCATCAAAAATGCTTTGTATAAGGTTATTAAGTTGAGGAATGTCAATGAAATAGGTGATAAAATTGTTGTGCAGGGTGGGACTTTTTATAATGAAGCCATTTTAAGGGCATTTGAAATGATATTAGAAAAAGAGGTTGTAAGACCGGATATAGCGGGACTTATGGGAGCTTATGGCGCAGCACTTTTAGCAAAGAAAAGATATACAATAGGACCAAGTACTCTGTTGAACGGAGATCAAATCGATGCCCTTAAAGTCATTAAAAAGCCCTCACGCTGCAAAGGATGTGAAAATAAGTGTTTATTAACGATAAATGAGTTAAGTGATGGCAGACGTTTTATATATGGGAACAAGTGTGAAAAAATGAATCAAGACATCATAAGCACACAGACAGTTCCAAATTTATATGAGTATAAATATGAAAAGATCTTTAACAGAAAACCTTTAAAACCAGACCAAGCAAAAAGAGGGGTAGTAGGCATACCGAGAGTGTTAAATGTTTATGAAAATTACCCATTTTGGCATGCGTTTTTTACAACATTATTATTTAATATACAACTTTCTTCACGGTCCACAAAAGATTTATACGAGAAAGGCATTGCCACTATCCCGTCTGAGTCAGCATGTTATCCTGCTAAAATAACTCATGGGCATATTGTTGATTTGGTTGAAAAGGATGTTCAATTTATATTTTATCCTTCAATTCCCTATGAAATTAAAGAAGATAAAGCATGTGATAATCATTATAATTGTCCAATTGTTACATCTTATCCGGAAGTGATTAAAAATAACGTTGATATATTGAGAATGAAAAATATAGATTTTAAATCTCCTTTTTTAAATTTTGACTCTAAATCATCTATGGTTAAACAACTTTATGAAACACTTAAGGGGTTTGGAATTTCCAGAAGAGAGATAAAATATGCAGTAGAAAAAGGTTATGAGGCGATAGATGCCTTTAAAAAGGATATCCAGAAAAAAGGAGAAGAGACCTTAGCATACATCCATGAAAAGCAGATTCAAGGTATTGTTGTAAGTGGCAGACCCTATCATATAGATCCGGAAATTAATCATGAACTCACACGTATTATTACCTCAGAAGGATTAGCGGTGTTTACAGAGGATGCTATAGCGCACTTGGGGCAGATAGAGAGACCTCTTAGGGTAGTTGATCAGTGGAGTTATCATAACAGATTATATCGTGCTGCCAGTTTTGTAGCGGAACAAGCAAATCTGGAACTTATACAATTAACCTCTTTTGGATGTGGCTTAGATGCGGTTACCTCAGAGCAGGTACAGGAAATACTAGAAAAGGCAGGCAAAATTTATACGCTTATTAAGATCGATGAGGGTAATAATGTGGGCGCAATTAAAATAAGAATTCGATCCCTTAAAGCTGCAATGATAGAACGAAAAAAATCTCATATACAGTGCCCTGACTTAAATGAAGCGCCAAAAGTTATTTTTACAAAAAAAATGCGTAAAAAGCATACTATCTTAGCACCACAGTTGTCGCCTATACACTTTCAGTTTGTTGAAGAGGCATTTAATACTTCAGGGTATCAGGTGAAAGTTTTAAAAGAAGCGGATTACTTAGATATTGAAGAAGGGTTAAAGTATGTTAATAATGATGCGTGTTATCCGGCTGTTATGGTTGTGGGGCAGCTTATTAGAGCGCTTAAGAGTGGAGAATATGACAGAGAGAATACTTCACTTATTATTACTCAAACAGGAGGAGGCTGTAGAGCATCAAATTACATAGGTTTTTTAAGAAAAGCATTACAAGACTGTGGTTTTTCAAAAATACCTGTAATTTCTTTGAATGCAGGAGGTATCGAGGAGCATCCAGGAATGGTTCTTACGACAGCGCTCATGCATAAAGCGATTTTGGCATTGTTATATGGTGATTTGCTCATGCGCGTTTTATACCGTGTAAGACCCTATGAAAAGGATAAAGGGTCAGCAAACAGTCTTTATAATAAATGGGTAAAATTATGCAAGCAGAATGTGAGTAATGGGAGTAAGAAAGTTTTCAAAAGAAATATACAACAAATTGTTAGAGAATTTGATCAGCTAGAAACAATAGATGTCAGAAAACCTCGAGTAGGATTGGTAGGAGAAATCTTGGTTAAGTTTCATCCAGATGCTAATAATAAAGCGGTAGAACTTATAGAAAGTGAAGGGGGAGAAGCTGTAATGCCGGATCTTATCGACTTTTTTCTATATTGTGCTTACAATCAGAAATTTAAGTATCAGTTTTTAGACAAGTCGTTTACAAGCCTTTTGGGAGGAAATATAGCTATTGCCTATTTAGAAAATAAAAGAAGGTATATTAAAAAGATACTGGCGGGAAGTAAGCGTTTTACACCACCCCATACTATAGATTATCTGGCTCAAATGGCGCATAAGGTGATGTCTCTAGGACATCAAATGGGAGAAGGGTGGTTTCTGACAGGGGAGATTATCGGTTTATTAGAAGAAGGCATTAATAATGTTATATGTATGCAGCCTTTTGGATGTTTACCTAACCATGTTACAGGAAGAGGTATGGTTAAAGAACTTAAAAATATTTATCCGAAATCCAATATTGTTACAGTTGACTATGACCCTGGTGCTTCTCAAGTTAATCAGCTTAACCGTATTAAGCTGATGCTTGCGACTGCTTTTAAAAACATATAA
- a CDS encoding calcium-translocating P-type ATPase, PMCA-type: MVIDIHYDKESGEKRMRHQYYNKDMDKLLDELNVDKLKGLSNKEACNRLEQYGSNAFSKLKEKSMLQEIREILTGQLIVILLIAAGISFLIREYEDGIGICLAVLIGSGIGLLTENRSKKAAEALSKMTEDISVKVLRNEHKVLIHKSEIVPGDIVYLESGDRVPADGRIIESIDLKVREDMLTGESDDVSKKPGVVQAEVLTIGKETVVQDPVPAKQYNMLFGGTLIALGSAKMVITTTGDHTEMGCIAKALGDKEEDTPLEIKMDGLGKTISKVSTGIASMLFIYMLIQIIQASSIKLVFTSFKAFLDGLRPVIISFPEIKTAFIVCVALIVAAVPEGLPTMINITLAITMKQMAKINVLVRKKEACETIGAVSVICSDKTGTLTQNRMKVSEIYIEGNYHASKAIDGYQYFLDNCMLNGTADIEKYRGEEKYIGSATECALLALCEDYNYRERRRQTNIVKQIPFSSQNKYMLTVILKQGAYQILSKGAPEVILKQCSFENMNGQVKPLTKSRVKEILYHIELLQSEARRVLAFAHQQVPQEKNILQEGDLERQLIFDGFVGINDPLREGVKEAIAIAKEGGIETKMLTGDNIQTAKAIGKEIGLVGPGLRAVEATYIDTLSEEELIKEVKHIAIVARSKPDTKMRIVQALQKSGEVVAVTGDGINDAPALAKADVGIAMGIAGTEVSKNAADIILTDDSFNTIVEAIKWGRGIYNNFQRFIQFQLSVNIIAFLIAIISQLMGYEMPFTTIHLLWINIIMDGPPALALGLEPIRASVMKRKPIRRDANIINSFMIRTILINSLFITILLFMQIQWNFLGVSGQTAEKQTVLFSLFAFSILFNALNCREFGTGSIFPNFFKNKLALRIIVFTASLQIIITQYSGAFFNTTPLSAQMWIKIIACASLVVIGNEMIKYFLRAAKRSAKTAVKHARSIYVQSNKG; the protein is encoded by the coding sequence ATGGTAATAGACATACATTATGATAAAGAAAGCGGGGAGAAGCGTATGAGGCACCAATACTATAACAAAGATATGGACAAGCTTTTGGATGAGCTGAATGTAGACAAGCTCAAAGGTCTGTCTAATAAAGAAGCTTGTAATAGATTAGAACAATATGGAAGCAATGCATTTAGTAAACTCAAAGAAAAAAGTATGCTGCAGGAAATAAGAGAGATTCTTACAGGACAGCTTATTGTAATCTTACTCATTGCAGCAGGTATTAGTTTTTTGATTAGAGAATATGAGGATGGCATTGGTATATGCTTAGCAGTATTAATAGGGAGTGGAATAGGTCTGCTAACTGAGAATAGATCTAAAAAGGCGGCCGAAGCACTCAGTAAAATGACAGAAGACATTTCAGTAAAAGTACTACGCAATGAACATAAAGTTTTAATCCACAAAAGTGAGATTGTTCCAGGTGATATTGTATATCTTGAAAGTGGAGACAGGGTGCCGGCAGATGGCAGAATTATAGAGTCAATAGATCTTAAAGTAAGAGAAGATATGCTTACGGGAGAATCAGATGATGTAAGTAAGAAACCAGGTGTTGTGCAAGCAGAAGTTTTAACAATTGGAAAAGAGACAGTGGTTCAGGATCCTGTCCCAGCTAAGCAGTACAATATGTTGTTTGGCGGCACGCTTATAGCGCTTGGAAGTGCGAAAATGGTGATTACAACCACTGGAGATCATACAGAAATGGGATGTATTGCTAAGGCACTGGGGGATAAAGAAGAAGATACACCGCTTGAGATTAAAATGGATGGGCTTGGAAAAACTATTTCTAAGGTATCGACTGGTATTGCAAGCATGCTTTTTATATACATGCTCATACAAATTATACAGGCAAGTTCTATTAAATTAGTTTTTACAAGTTTTAAAGCCTTTCTTGATGGACTACGCCCAGTAATAATAAGCTTCCCGGAAATAAAAACGGCATTTATTGTATGTGTTGCACTAATTGTTGCAGCGGTTCCGGAGGGGCTTCCGACTATGATTAATATTACACTTGCCATTACCATGAAGCAAATGGCAAAAATAAATGTATTAGTCAGAAAAAAAGAAGCTTGTGAAACGATTGGTGCTGTAAGCGTTATATGTAGTGATAAAACGGGGACGCTTACACAAAATAGGATGAAAGTATCAGAAATCTATATTGAGGGAAACTATCATGCGAGTAAGGCTATTGACGGCTATCAGTATTTCTTAGACAATTGTATGCTTAACGGCACGGCAGATATTGAAAAGTATAGAGGAGAAGAAAAGTATATAGGAAGTGCGACAGAATGCGCCTTATTAGCTTTGTGTGAAGATTATAATTATAGAGAACGGAGACGTCAGACCAATATTGTTAAACAAATACCCTTTTCCTCTCAAAACAAATATATGCTTACTGTTATACTTAAACAAGGAGCTTACCAAATTCTATCAAAGGGAGCACCAGAAGTTATACTAAAACAATGTAGTTTTGAAAACATGAATGGCCAAGTGAAGCCATTAACTAAAAGCAGAGTAAAGGAAATTCTATATCACATTGAGCTGCTCCAATCTGAGGCGCGACGTGTTCTTGCTTTTGCCCATCAGCAAGTCCCTCAAGAAAAAAATATACTGCAGGAAGGTGATCTTGAGAGGCAACTTATTTTCGATGGATTTGTAGGGATTAATGACCCGTTAAGAGAAGGGGTAAAAGAAGCGATTGCTATAGCTAAAGAGGGTGGCATAGAAACTAAAATGCTAACAGGAGATAACATTCAAACAGCTAAGGCGATTGGTAAAGAAATAGGGCTGGTTGGGCCGGGGTTAAGAGCTGTGGAGGCTACTTATATCGATACGCTGAGTGAAGAAGAACTCATTAAAGAAGTAAAACATATTGCGATTGTTGCAAGGTCTAAACCGGATACTAAAATGCGCATTGTACAAGCTCTACAAAAATCGGGTGAAGTTGTTGCTGTAACAGGAGATGGAATTAACGACGCACCAGCTCTTGCAAAAGCAGACGTAGGCATTGCTATGGGGATTGCAGGAACAGAAGTAAGTAAAAATGCAGCAGATATTATTTTAACAGACGACAGTTTTAATACAATTGTAGAAGCTATCAAATGGGGGCGCGGGATTTATAATAATTTTCAAAGGTTTATTCAATTTCAGTTGAGCGTTAATATTATAGCATTTTTGATTGCCATTATAAGTCAGCTTATGGGGTATGAAATGCCATTTACTACTATTCATTTATTATGGATTAACATTATTATGGATGGACCTCCGGCCTTAGCACTTGGGCTAGAACCTATTAGAGCAAGTGTTATGAAAAGAAAACCTATCAGGAGAGATGCCAATATCATCAATTCATTTATGATTAGAACGATTCTTATTAATAGTCTCTTTATAACAATATTACTTTTTATGCAGATTCAGTGGAATTTTTTAGGTGTTTCTGGGCAGACAGCTGAGAAGCAAACAGTCCTTTTTAGTTTGTTTGCATTTAGCATCTTATTTAATGCACTCAACTGCCGAGAGTTTGGAACGGGAAGTATTTTCCCTAATTTCTTTAAAAATAAACTAGCACTAAGAATCATTGTTTTTACAGCCAGCCTACAAATTATTATTACGCAATACAGTGGGGCGTTCTTTAACACTACACCTCTTTCAGCACAGATGTGGATTAAAATTATAGCGTGTGCATCTTTGGTTGTTATTGGTAATGAAATGATTAAATATTTTTTAAGAGCAGCAAAGCGGTCAGCAAAGACGGCAGTAAAGCATGCAAGAAGCATTTATGTGCAGTCTAATAAAGGCTAG